TGGATACAATACTCAGACAGCCATGGATAACAAAGGTAGTCATCTCTTATGACCCACAGACAGTTGCCTCATGCCAATTTGTAGGCATGCCGTGTGGGCAAAGAAaccagaactaacctgcagttttcTATATGTGGTGTCAGTAGCCTTGTCTgtggcaagcacagccttgacagcgttgatagtccacgcagaaacagcaaacttgtgcGCAGGCGGCGGGCCTCCTGTCCCAGTGAAGTCCACGGTGGACAGGTCAAGAcagtcgacgtacatgagctgatgcaaaacaattttaaaaagaaataaatatcagttgccatcatggGTGCTGTGTGGAGGAAAACATGATAAAATATATTCCCATGATAATCAAGTTGAGGTGcatgaaaaaaaagaagaaaaagaagaagatgccATCTCCATGTGCTAATTGCCATCATAGTGTGATAGCAGTTGCCATGTTgttatgatggcagttgccatcataGTATGATGACAGTTGCCATACTAATATGATGggagttgccatattgtcattagggcagctgccatcttgatatgatcaggttgccatcttgttatgatcaggttgccatgcatgaataaaagtgtgttAAAAAAACAGTGTTCACAGAAAGAACTAgtaaaaaaataccattaaatgcagtcgacaatccttttggtacatcttgcttgagaatgcatcgtgcaggaagtcggcaataaacttacaccaattcatgttcttcacatttCTCAGATCCGCCTGCACCACACAAAATTTCAGGACAAAAAAAGGGTTGCCGCATCAGAAATCAAATGGAAAAAAACATCGGAAAACGCTCGCAGTCACTAGCTTTACACATGACATCGGAGCCAAAAAGATCAAAGGAAAATAAAGTAGTAAAGatggatcattcaccaggatggggaagcatttgttgcttgggcgaagagaggtggtcggcgcgaaaacagctgagatgaggtacatgagtagcttcatcttgaaaacaTCTCCATGCATCGTCATGGCCTGCAGCGAATCCGCCATTGCGGACATGTTCGGCATGGATTCagacccaggaaacaaacgggggaaCATCGCTTCCTTGATCTCATTGTTGACCTCGTACGGGACTTTCATATGTCCacgaggcacacccaaagtgcagaacacggattcctcgttcaacagtagtcttccacgtcccggaatcacgAATTCCCTGGAGGCAGGGTCGTAgatctcaccaagccagtcgcatacagggttgacaaggttcgtgcaccggacatccatcatagactgcatacccatctcagcagcagcccCCTTCTGATCATCGGTGAATTTGTCAGTCAATGCAGTCAGTCGTTCTTGGGAGGCTCTGTTGCgaatacgtttcttcttctgcaaaaaacagacaaaaaatgatcagttgttgccatgtttttgcaaacagtgatcagttgttgccatgttttgcaATGTCATGAAATTTTAGTTCGTGTCAGACGACTGCAAGCTCGAGGTGTCAACCAATAACACAAATTAGGAGGAAGGGGGGATGTGCGAACATTTACCTCATCACCCTCTTTTCTCCGTCCAGCTACCCGATTACGCTatggtggatccatgaaatcatcatcatcgttttgatgatcgccacgagccattctgctgagaTAGGAACAGACCAAATTGTCATGGTGGTCAGCGAAAAACTTGCCACATGTAAAGCATATGTATAGCATCTGACAGAATTGATATGCAAATTTGGTTGCCACATTATGCAGCCAATTTGCCACACTGTCTTATCTGCAGAATGGCAACAGACAGTGTGTTCACATTCTATTCGTCACATGAATATACTATCCAAATGGCaacaggcacacttgatgtgcacaTTAGTTGCCGTCCAGTGCAGTTGGCTCCTGAAACTACATTGACTACCGATTTTGGCAACTATCACAGTGTGGTAACTATCACAAATCATTCAGAAAAATTAGATGCCACAATAAAAAGCATGTTTGTGGCTACTATCACAATAATTCAGCAAATTTAGTTGTCACATGGAAGAGCGtgtgtgtggcaactatcacagtcattcaATAAAAATAATTGCCCCATGCAAAAGCTTATATGTGGCAACTAGCACATTCATTTCAGTAATTTGTTGCCACAAAGGGGAAACacatttgtggcaactatcacatttgttCAGGGAGTTAGTTGCCACACAATCATGATAGTTAATGAAACTATCAAGTTCGCCTCATACTACAGTTTCAAAACCCaactaactagatctagggttcaatggcaACTACCGCGACTTCAAATTCACCCTCAAAATTCTCCCACGAACTGACTGCAAACACAAATTCGAACCAAATGCGCATCAAACAAACCGGGAGACACCTGCCCAATCCATAGGCAATACTATTGCGTGCCTCCGAACAAGCATAACCACACCGACgatgccgccgccgcagccgcgacGAAACTGCCCGGTGCTACCAAAAACGGCTAGCAGACGACTTCGGCGCCGGCGGGAACACCGACGCATCGCCGAATCGCCTGAATCTCTACGAATCTCGATCGAGGAATCAAACAGGGAGGGAAGGGGGAAGAATACAGGAAGGGATTGCGAGAGTTGTATCGAGCATTACCTTCAACCCGCAGGCGCTCCGGCGAAgccgctccgttccggcgagccccaCCGACGGTCGCGAACACCGTcgattcttccgcctccgccgtcgccttctcccctcgccTTTTCCTCCAATGGTTTGAAATGCGAGTGGGTTGTGCCAGTAGCTGCGGTGCGGGTGAGTAAATGGAACCGTGACGGAGAGGGGGCAGAGGtgtgcgacgtgtttgacgtcaaccgCGATCGGAGCGTGGCGTGTGGGCGCAttgcagttccaccgcacgcctccgagtggcaaccgctgaccgATGGCAACCAACGTGCGGGCGAACTGTCTCGCACACCGCACACGCGCCTCGTCCTACGTGGCGCAGAAAACCGGCCGGTTTGTTCCAAGATTCGTGTAAACAGTTGCCAACGGAGTTGCTTGCGTGTGGTCGGGATGGtgaacgcccacatgtgtgggcgttaacatttccgtaatATTATCATCACTTTCTGAAAAAAAAAACACGGACGGAAACCTGCAAAATGATCCGGCGCCTCACACGAACGGGTGAGCCAAAGATCAGGCGCACGCGCGCACGCACGGCCCCTAGCCAATTAAGCACCCGCACGCGCAGGTGGAGCCGATCTCATCACTCCAACCAAATATAGGATACAGCGGCCATGGACCAAACTAGCACAGTAGACATCGCTCGGCAGGGGGGGTCCAGCCGGCCAGCCGCCTCGCTCTCTCGTTGGGTGGCACTGGCGGGTGgcgcgtcgtcgtcgccggccgccgtcgccgtcgaTGTCCCATGCAGCGATCTGTGGTCCGCCCTCCGGCCTGGACACGTCGTGCGTCGATCGGCTGGCCGGCCGGCCGCCCGGGCTCCATCTTTCCGGTGGCGTCTCCATGTCTGTGTACGGTGCATCTAACCGGGCATAGTTCTCCCGAAAGCTCCCCGCCACTCTCCACGGAGACACGCACCTGCCGTTTCAACGGCAACGGCAAGGCTAGCTACCGCGCGCCATTTTTGTCATGAGGTGAGGCAAGAGCGACATGAACAGAGGGTTTTGTAGCCTTGCCCGTGTAATCCGTTGGTAGTTATACGGAGCAGTCACGAACGCGCTCGTAAGGTCCGGATGTATTCAAGAACTGAGACTGAATTTAGCAAAATAGGAGTGCTTGGCTGCCACAAAGAATTGGAATCGTAGGTTCTAACCTCAAATGCTTTGGCGGAGAATTCGGACTCAACCTACTCTTTACATAAAAGCCGAATAGGGGACAAATGGGCACGCCTCCGGCCCAAGAGAAAAAGGGCGACTAGGGTTCCTCTTCAGCCGCAACCAGTTCCCCTCGTCGTCGAGCTGGGGGAACCTCGGTCTACGGTGTTTGCATAGTCTCTGGTTGCCCTAGCTTTAGTTAGTGTTAAGTTTGTGTGTCTTGGTTGAAGGGAGCGAGGCGATGGCGTCATCGGTGGTAAGGGATGAGACCTCTCCGTCATGTCTTTGCTCCGGCAATGTTGTTTGGCATCGGTGGAGGGTGTATGGAGCTTTAGTCAATGCAAGATCTTGGGccttgtttttgtctttgtttCGTCTAGATGACTAATGGCGTCCTACTTTCTACGGAGGGAATGACGGATGACGTCACATCCCCCGCCCCCATGCGTCTAGTTTGAATTGATATTATCTTCTGGCCTAGGCAGCTTGTCTAGTATGGCGATCTGTCTAGATCATGATCGTTTGGCATTTTCTGATCTATATTGATGACTTCATGGTGGTAACTTCTTCAAGCTGACGGGTTTCAACAAGATTGCTTTCGTGATATGAAGTCCCAGAGGCGACAAGGAGTTTTGCTCACGACGCGCCATCGGTGAATGTAGAAGGAAAAGGTTGTTTATTTCATTAAGGGCTTACCTGTAATTTATAGGAAGCTATCGTGAATGCACTTAGTCCTAAGAAAAGCCGACTGCGCTGGCGAGATGAGCGTGTGGATCACACTAGCAAGCCTGAGGGAAAGTACTTTGGATATGAGCTTTGCTATGGAGTGGATGAGGCTAATTGGCCTGTAGTCGTTGATTGTCGTCGCTCCGTCTTTCTTTGGCAGTAGTGCGACGACCGCGGTGTTGAGAGCTCCAAAATTGCTGCCTACTAAGTTGTAAAACTGATTGAACGCAGCCATGATGTCGTCTTTGATAGTTGCCCAGCATGCCCTGAAGAAGGTGCCAGAGAAGCCGTCCGGGCCCGGCGCTCGATCTGCCGGTGACGCCTTGATAGCACTCCACACCTCATCCTCCGTGAATGGGTTGTCCAGTCCTCCACCCTGCAGCCTGGGCATGTCAAGTGAGCGCCAGCCAATGGTTGTGCCGCGGTGTGTTGCCGTGCCCAGCAAAGAGGAAAAGTGGTCGTAGATCAAGGTTTCCTTGTCCTCTTGCCTGGTGACTACACCGGACGGACCGTGGAGCATGTGGATGAATGCTTTCCGTCTCCTGGCATTTATCTTCGCTTGGAAGAAGGCGGTTGGCGCGTCTCCAGCACGCAGCCAAGTAATCCTAGATGCCTGGCGCTTCCGTGCTCGATCAATTGCAGCAAGGCCTAAGATTTTGAGTTTAAGCATTTTCCTAATGTGAAATTCTGCGTCAGAGAGGGCTCTAGTTTCTTGAGCAACATCTAGGCGTAGGACGACTTCTGTTGCAATGTGCATATGAAGCTTGGCCCCTCCAAACTGAGATTTGCTCCAGATTTTGAGATCCATAGCTACCCTTCTCATTTTCTCATGTAGCCTCGCAAAAGCGCATCGTGTTGTTGTTGGGCGGTTCCAGGCATATTGCACCATTTCCTGGAAGCACGGGAACCGGGGCCAGAAAGACTCAAATCTAAATGTTGCTGGGCGGCGAGGGGCTGCTGCAGGCGCGAGGAGCAAAGGGCAGTGGTCTGAGCATGAAGTTGATGCAGCATGCAGGAGGAAGGACGGGAAGAGCCCTTCCCAAGCGATGGTGCAGAAGAATTTACCGATGCTAACTAGGGTGGGGTTTCGGCGCTCATTGCTCTAGGTGAAGCGACGGTTTTTACACTTGATCTCGCGTAGGCCACCAGCATCGATTGCTGCTCTAAATTTACCCATGAGCCTACGGTTGATGTTGGTGTTATTCTTATCTCTAGCCTCGTATATAATGTTAAAATCACCGTTGATGAGCCACGCTTGGCCAATTGGCGGGGAGACTCTAGCTATTTCCGCGAGGAAGTCATCTTTCCTATCCTCATCAGAGGGCCCATAAACCGTGGTCAGCCGGAATTCTTTGCCTAATCCTCCTGTCTGTACTTTTGCTGTGATAGAGAACTGCCCTATCGAGTGAGATTGCATCGTCAACATGCTGGAGTTCCAGAAGATGGCCGCCCCTCCCCTAGTTCCAATGGCGGGGAGAAATATGCACTGGTCGAGCCAGGTGCCTCCTATTTCTCTAGCTAAGCTAGTGGACCAGCAGTCGATTTTAGTTTCCTGTATGCAGAGGATTGCTACTTTGTGCGTGTGGGCAGCATCGCGGATGACAGAGCGCCTCGCCGGCGTGTTTAGTCCTCTCACGTTCCAGCTCATGATTGGTATGTTTGTGTCATCCATGGGGTGGCCGAGAAAAGCTCTTGCTACGGTGGGGGTGATCAGGGTGGTGCACATCAGATTGCCGACGACTAACTACTACAGGATTCATAAAACATAGGAACACCTTCCGTACAACCTGGGGTCGCCGACGGCCACCAATAGGCCCAAAACCCCGCCGGCGAACATCTAATCCTCTAACCTGGCTACTGAGACAGCGCATCATGCAGGAAATACACCCTAACTCTACCCAGCTAACTGCTGGTCGTCATCGGCCGAACACAAAGCTACGGTCCTCTAACATGGGGACTGGGGCACCGCGGCATCTCCTTGCTGGCTGGGCATGCCAGTGATCGCCTTGAGCGCGTGGGCGTCGAGGCAGGTGAGCTTCGCGATGGCCGCAATGTCGTCGTCAGACAAGGGCTCGTCGAAACGTGGATGAGGGCCTCAGCAGCCTGTGCCGTCATCTTCTCCTTTGGCCCAAGGACGCCGAGGCCCTGCACCAGCCGGAGTGTTGCCCTCTGAGGGACCGGCACCGGGGAGGGGTTTGCAGCTTGGCGGGCACTCTGCCTGACCGGCGTGGCGTGAGGCCGAGCCCTGGCAGGCGTCTTGTTCCTTGCCGGTGACTTCCCAACGATCGCCGGCGCCGGCTTGGAGAAGAGGGCCAGCCGGGGCTCGTCGTCAGCTCCATCCTCTCTGAGCTGCATCTCCGTCACCCTCTGCGTGACGACGCCCAGTTGCACCTCGTGCGTGTCTGCAGCCAGCGGGGTATGGCGGGCCAGGGAAAGGGCTGGGCCCATGTCGAATGAGCTGCCGCTGCCTCCGTCTTCCACGTCGTCGAAGCAGAGAGGCTTGTCGAGCTTGGCAGCGATCGCCTCGTCAATCTTCGAGGCCATGGCGTCGGGGCGGGGAGGGGGGCGGGGAGGTTCTTTTTTGCGCCTTGGAAGAACACCTCGACCGGGTCTGCCACCGCCACCGGCTCCCCAGCATGGTCCTGGCTGAGCGGGCGCGGTGGAGCAAGTAGCAAGGGGCCGCCCGACGACTCCGCCACCATCGAGCCACCGTTCGTGCGCCGGGCCATGCTCTTTCCCCGGGCTTTGggctggcggggggggggggtgcagctgCCGCCTCCTTCCTCCTGGTGGGCTCGACCGTGGCCTGCTTGTCGATGCATAGTTGTCGGCCCCGCGATGCGCCCTAACGGTGGTGCGAGGCGGGGGTGCGGTTGCGCGAACGACCCGTTGGTGGCGCTGGGGCAGGGGCCGATCCGCGGTCGCTGGCACGCCCCCTACCAAGGAGCGTGTCCTTCCAGCTCCGCCTCTGGTACCCGGGGTCACCCCCGTCGTCGTCGTGCCGGCCCTCAGTGGCCGGCATGCCCCTGCACCCCGTCGAAGCGACACGGGGTTGGGGACGCAGGGTAGATACCGGGGCAAGCGCCGACCGGCCGTCCTCCACGCGCTCCGCCCAGACGCCCGGCTCGACCCTAGGGAAGGGGCGCTCGTCGGGCTCGTCGTCATCGGAGGGGATGCCACTCTGCGGCGAGTTGGAGGAGCGCGGCGAGAGCGGGGTCCAGTCTTCTACGCGGTCTAGGTGGATGAGCAGATGGTACTGCAGTAGCTCTGGCGGTGGCGCAACGGCGCGGCTCAGCGGGGAGTAGCCCACCATCTCGTCGACGCGTCCCGCGCCCCGGGCGTGCTTCCAAATTGTGCGCTTCGTGGGGATGTGGGCAACGTCCCAGCACCAGACCCAGCAAGCGAACAACTTGGTGTCGACGCGCTCGTGGGTCCGGCTGTCGAGGCGGTCGACGATGACCTTGTCGCCAATGGCCTCGATCGCGCCCTCGATCGTCCAGAGCTGCATGGGGAGCCGCTCGATGACGACACGAGCATGCAACATCCACTTGAGCCGGACGGCATGGGCGTCCTCCCGCCATGGCTCGAGAAGGAACGGCACGCCGTCCACCAACAACGAGCCGCGCCACACCGCCAGGTCCTTGTGCGCCGGCATGGTGAAGTAGACGAAGAAGTCTTCAGGGTTGTGGTTGGTGATGCGGAGCAGGTGTGGGGGGATCTTGAGCTCGCGCTCGATCGCTCGGCCGAGGGAGAGCGGGCTCGCCGCATGCGCCTTGGTGCCCACCGCGGTGACCACGCCCGCGTGCTGGCTTAGCAGGAAGAGCTGATGCTCCATCGCCGGTGACGAGGCGATGACCTTGTGGCTGTTGCGTGGGCGCCGGCCGTGGTTGATGAGGGTTCCCGGCTCCATAGCTTGGCACGGAGGTGCAGGCGGAGGTGTTTGGTCAGGCGCTCGCGGACTGGCCAGCGCGGGGAGCGCGGAGGGGCAGCAACCACTTTGTTGCGGGGATTCTCAGAGCACTCGCGGCCGAAGTGGCCCTGGCGTTTGCAGATTATGCACCGGAGAGGGTCACTGCAGTCTACTCTACGGTGGCGGGGGCTGAGGCAACGGAAGCAGAGGCCCTTGAATCTACTTAAAAAGGCGTCCCTGCCCGCCGAGTGCCCGTGGGAGCGACCGTGGCGAAGTGGCCGGCTCCTCCCTTTCTGCCTAGCACTAAATTTATCCTGGCTGGCGCGGCGTTTCTTGCGCGATTGCTGGATCTCCCATCCAGCTTCAATGTCGTCGGTGACCGGAGAGGGAGGGGGATTCGCACTTACCACAATGGATTTTAGGCGGGGGCGCTCAGATGGGGGAGCCACGCCTCTAGCCGCCGGTCCGAAGCCAGCGTCTTCGAGACCCGCCCCGGATCCAGACGGGTGACGGCTTGGGCTCCGGGGAAGCCGCGGCGACGGGGTGAGAGGGGTCGCCGGCACCTCCGACGGACCGCTGGATCCGCCCTGGATCTCCTCCTTTTCGGGCGTCTCCCATCCAGCGCTCGCAGCCGGCGAAGCCGGAGCACTCGCAAGGGAGCGAGGCGGCATAGCCCCTAGGCCGGCAGCCGGAGTAAAGGGGGTAGGACGGGTgggtggccgccgcggccggagtggcCCGCGGCGCGTGCggtggggagggagggagggagggggttggTGGCTGCTATTTAGAAGAACACTATAATTATTCACTTTGCTTTTGGCTGTAAACCATGTCCAAAAAAATGTGGTTGATAATTATGGAGTTCTAAAGTTTACATAGGGATGAAAGGCAACTCTACAGGCATGTAAGACCGACTGTATGGTAATTTTAGTCCAAAATATAGGCTTGAAGCTGCTATTTTGCACTAAAAAGTGTGATGTGAATGTAGTTGATTGCAAACAAATGTACAGTGTTAACTAAATTCGAAATTCGATGAAATGAACAAGCATCCATTTACTCATTAGAATGACACAATCAAATGTGTGAAAACCCTCATCTCTTATGGTTTTACCACATTGTGTAGCCTTTCAAACCGAGAGAAGATGATCACCACTACTTCTATTTATGTAAAAATGCACATATGCCATCTCATTAAAGACCCACCTTAACTTGCATGTGAAGAAGTTTTCTATTATTAGTGGATTCCACTATttctatttatctcaacatgcccACAATATTCCACCTCATCAAGGGTCCAGCAGAACTAGCACAGAAAGAATATTTTCATTGTATTGTACTCTCTCTGTCTGAAAAAACTTGAAGCTTTTtcagacgaagggagtactacttaatacaataaatatattTCGACCATATAATAATTAAATACAACATATAATATATGTTTACcctaaaaaaataaaatataaattttATGTTTTAGTTCATATATTATTAATCtaaatattcatgtttcatacaacCTTATCTCATTTAAATACATTAGAAACGATCCCCTTAGCAACACGTGTGATGTTATCTAGTTTTGTGAATGATACATGCAAAAAAACCGCATGGTCTACTTACTCAAGTGACCCTATCAACATGCCAACTGTTAATCTCTATTCACCAAGTCAACCCTAATTAGAAGATTTTATGGTCGGAAAAATTATGGTGTGAATACATGGTTGAAATTTAAATATACAAGTTTAATAATAGAAATCCTCTAATTATTCACTTATGTTCTTCTGTACATGAATAAACACAAAGTAGCCTCTGTCGTCAACCATGTCCAACAAATTTTGGTTGATAATGATGGAGTTTAAAAGTTTGTATAGGGATGAAAGGCAACTCTATAGGTATGTAGGTCAGGCGACATGATAATTTTAGTTCAAAGATAGGCTTGAAGCGGCTATTTTGCACTAAAAAGTGCAATGCAAATTTAGTTCAGTGCAAACAAATGTATAGTGTTAACTAaattccaaatttgatgaaatgcATAAACATCCATTTAGTCATTAGAATGACACAATCAGATGTGTGAAAACCACATCTCTTATGGTTTTATCACATTATGTAACCTTCTTACGGTAAGCAACGAAGATAACTAATACTCCCTCCTATTATTTTAAATCAGAGGGAGTACTTGCTTTTGCTACATAGAACATTTCTTCCACAGAAAATGACCTATAGCTTCTACCTCGCTTCTTTGGTACAATGGTACTATTGTCATTTGTACCAACTCTACCGTGGCCTATGCCTTTGGTCGCCATAATTAATGGTTAAAATTACACTAATCCAAAGAGGAGACATTAGGAAGCGACGGAGGTGAGGTTTATGGAAGTTAGGGGAGAAcaatacaacaacaacaaagtcTTTAGTCCTAAGTCCTAACAAGTTGGGGTAGCCTAGAGTTGAAACCCATAAGATATCGCAACCGACTCATGGTTCTGCCACATGGATAGTTAGCTTCCACGCATCCTTGTCCATGACTAGTTCTTTGATGATATTTCAGTCCTTCGTATCTCTTTTTACAGACTCCTCACATGTCAAGTTTGATCTACCCCCAACCTCACTTGACATTCTCAGCACACTTTAACTGTCCATTGTGCACTGTAGCTTCTGGGTGCCTGCACCAAATATGCCTAAACCATCTCAGACGAtattggacaagcttctcttcaatcgctACACCTAACTGTtaaacatgtcgccttttagtagGTCAACACTCAACATCAAATACAACATTGCAGGTCGAATTGCCGTCCTATAGAACCCgacttttagcttttgtggcactcttttGTCGCAAAGAACGCGAAAAGCTTGCGCCAGAAGTTAGGGGAGAACAATAAAGATGATAAATAAGGAGGACATCAACAATGGCCCATGTCAAAGACATTGGAGGCGGAGACATACCCCACGGCGATAGCAATAGATGACGAAAAGGTAGATTCATGGGCTAGAAAAAGATAATGGTAGTGGTGGCAAAAAAGGAAGATGACATGGTTGAACAAAGAAAGGGGGTTTGAGCACAATGAGGTTCAAAATGACCCACTTGCTTTATCACATTGATGGAGTAAGTGGTTTTAAGGTTGTACCAAAGGAGCGGCAAGTAATATGGATCAGTTGAATTAATTTTCTCTCCGACAAGATTCAATCATGCTTAAGAGGCAACACTCTACACATTTATTCTAAACTATCTACCGCCTAAAAAGCAAAACATCTGATTCTTGATGCCCACACTGCCGAACCTCCCAAAAGAAAAGACAAAATCACATAAAAAAATGCAAAAGACAAAACAAAAGCATAAACTAAGACCACACCCCATGTGCAATTACGGAGCAAACCAAAGGGCCTCCCCGCAAACACGCGCACCATTAAACCCCATTTTCTCgtgccctctccccctccgtcttcCCCACTCGCGCAACCCACACACAACCGCAGCGGCAAGCAACACGGGCCGTCCTCCCGCACGCACAGAGCCGACCCACCTCCCCCCCTTATCGACGAGCCTCTCAAAAGCCAAGATCTCCCAGCGCGCGGCGCCGTAATGCTCGCCTGATTGCGCTGGTCATGGCGCCACCACAGGAGCGGGACTACATCGGGCTGtcgccggcagcggcggcggcggccacggaGCTGCGCCTGGGGCTCCCGGGGACGGAGGACGCTGCcggggacggcggtggagcggCGTCGGAGGCGCCGCTGACACTGGAGCTCCTGTCCAAGGGCGGGGCGAAACGCGGGTTCGCGGGcgcggtggcggaggaggaggacgagaagAAGAAGGCGCAGCCGCCGGCCGCCAAGTAGGTGGACTGGGCGCCGGTTGGTGCCTTGGTGGTTCTGAGCATTTTATTCATCTATTTACCTTCATTTCCATTTATATT
The sequence above is drawn from the Triticum aestivum cultivar Chinese Spring chromosome 7A, IWGSC CS RefSeq v2.1, whole genome shotgun sequence genome and encodes:
- the LOC123149598 gene encoding uncharacterized protein, translating into MYQKDCRLHLMLMYVDCLDLSTVDFTGTGGPPPAHKFAVSAWTINAVKAVLATDKATDTTYRKLQLMAKHAIDYSVFGGPQNFGKWMDVYSAPSCPAEARAPVENRAVCIWNDRLAREVG